One window of Streptococcus troglodytae genomic DNA carries:
- a CDS encoding RpiB/LacA/LacB family sugar-phosphate isomerase: MKIGVIQASTRTDLNQLLFEAVKQAAGNQHEIVNFGVFPQETENYSYVEVAIMISLLIETGAIDFMVSGCSSGQGMMMACNSLPGLRAGFVQTPQDAFLFGRINNGNVASLSLGLNFGWAGELNLQYVLNELFHGEFGIGYPPEVAERKREEAQLLLTLNDITKKSFLEIIDQLDEALLFKILKRKDLTAYLFEHGSNSLLLERLQFFRN, encoded by the coding sequence ATGAAAATTGGTGTTATTCAAGCGAGTACAAGGACAGACCTCAATCAACTTCTTTTTGAGGCGGTCAAACAGGCAGCTGGAAATCAGCATGAAATTGTCAATTTTGGAGTCTTTCCGCAAGAAACTGAAAATTATTCCTATGTTGAAGTGGCTATCATGATTAGTCTACTTATTGAAACTGGGGCTATTGATTTTATGGTTTCTGGTTGCTCGTCTGGTCAAGGAATGATGATGGCATGTAATAGTTTGCCTGGTTTACGAGCTGGTTTTGTTCAGACACCGCAGGATGCTTTTCTCTTTGGTCGTATCAATAATGGAAATGTTGCTTCACTTTCTCTGGGTTTAAATTTTGGTTGGGCTGGGGAGTTGAATTTGCAATATGTCTTAAATGAGTTATTTCATGGGGAATTCGGTATTGGTTATCCACCAGAAGTAGCTGAGCGAAAACGTGAAGAAGCACAACTTCTACTTACTTTAAATGATATAACTAAAAAATCATTTTTAGAAATTATTGATCAACTTGACGAAGCATTGCTTTTTAAGATTTTAAAAAGAAAAGATTTGACAGCTTATCTTTTTGAGCACGGGAGCAACTCTCTGCTATTAGAACGATTACAATTTTTTAGAAATTGA
- a CDS encoding energy-coupling factor transporter ATPase, translating to MGINLQEVSYTYQAGTPFEGRALFDVSLEIKDGSFTAFIGHTGSGKSTIMQLLNGLNTPTEGTVLVDDVAIRSDSKNKDIKNIRKKVGLVFQFPESQLFDETVLKDVAFGPQNFGISKEEAEKLAREKLAMVGISEELFEKNPFELSGGQMRRVAIAGILAMEPNILVLDEPTAGLDPKGRRELMTLFKELHQEGMTIVLVTHLMDDVSNYADWVYVLEKGRIVLSGSPKSVFQEIEFLESKQLGVPKITQFAAHLRERGMTFDALPITLEEFVEAIENE from the coding sequence ATGGGCATTAATCTCCAAGAAGTAAGTTACACTTATCAAGCGGGAACACCTTTTGAAGGTCGTGCCCTTTTTGACGTTAGTTTGGAGATTAAAGATGGCAGTTTTACAGCTTTTATTGGTCATACGGGTAGTGGCAAATCAACAATTATGCAATTGTTAAATGGACTGAATACACCAACTGAAGGAACAGTCCTTGTTGATGATGTTGCTATTAGGTCAGACTCTAAAAATAAAGATATTAAAAATATTCGTAAAAAAGTTGGTTTAGTCTTTCAATTTCCAGAAAGTCAACTTTTTGATGAAACAGTTTTAAAAGATGTTGCTTTTGGCCCACAAAATTTTGGTATTTCAAAAGAAGAAGCAGAAAAATTAGCACGGGAAAAACTAGCTATGGTAGGTATTTCTGAGGAACTGTTTGAAAAGAATCCTTTTGAATTATCTGGTGGTCAAATGCGCCGTGTAGCTATTGCTGGTATATTAGCAATGGAGCCTAATATTCTCGTTTTGGATGAACCAACTGCTGGTCTTGATCCTAAAGGACGGCGTGAACTAATGACCTTGTTTAAGGAGCTTCATCAAGAGGGAATGACTATTGTTTTGGTCACTCATTTGATGGATGATGTTTCTAATTATGCAGATTGGGTTTATGTTTTAGAAAAGGGACGGATTGTTCTATCTGGTAGTCCAAAATCAGTTTTTCAAGAAATTGAATTTCTGGAAAGTAAACAATTGGGGGTTCCTAAAATTACCCAATTTGCTGCTCATTTGCGTGAAAGAGGGATGACTTTTGATGCTCTACCTATTACTTTAGAAGAATTTGTGGAGGCGATTGAGAATGAATAA
- a CDS encoding energy-coupling factor transporter transmembrane component T family protein, with product MNNLILGRYIPGDSLVHRLDPRSKLLSMLIFIIVVFWANNVLTNLLMLVFTMILVFLSHVKISFFLKGLRPMIGLILFTTLFQVLFTQNGHVLFHLWIIKITDSGIGQAALIFMRFVLIIIFSTLLTLTTTPLSLADAVESLLKPLEPLKVPVHEIGLMLSLSLRFVPTLMDDTTRIMNAQRARGVDFGEGNLIRKIKSIIPILIPLFASSFKRADALATAMEARGYQGGAGRSKYRLLKWTYKDSLAIVGICLLGFILFLLKK from the coding sequence ATGAATAATCTTATCCTTGGGCGATACATTCCGGGTGATTCTCTCGTTCATCGTCTGGATCCAAGAAGTAAATTGTTATCAATGCTTATTTTCATTATTGTCGTTTTTTGGGCTAATAATGTTCTTACAAATCTCTTAATGCTTGTTTTTACAATGATTCTGGTTTTTTTATCGCATGTAAAAATTAGCTTTTTTCTAAAGGGTTTGAGACCAATGATTGGTTTAATCCTCTTTACAACACTTTTTCAAGTTCTTTTTACACAAAATGGCCATGTTTTATTTCATTTATGGATTATCAAAATAACTGATTCTGGTATTGGGCAGGCAGCTTTGATTTTTATGCGTTTTGTTTTAATCATTATTTTTTCAACGCTTTTAACTTTGACAACAACGCCACTCAGTTTAGCAGATGCAGTCGAGTCACTTTTAAAACCTTTAGAACCTTTAAAAGTACCTGTTCATGAGATTGGTTTAATGCTATCATTAAGTTTACGATTTGTTCCAACCTTGATGGATGATACAACACGAATTATGAATGCTCAAAGAGCACGTGGTGTTGATTTTGGTGAAGGAAATTTGATACGAAAAATTAAATCTATCATTCCTATTTTAATTCCGCTTTTTGCATCTAGTTTTAAAAGGGCAGATGCTTTAGCAACAGCAATGGAAGCGCGTGGTTATCAAGGTGGTGCAGGACGTAGCAAATACCGTTTATTAAAATGGACTTATAAGGACAGCTTGGCTATTGTTGGTATTTGTTTGCTTGGCTTTATTTTATTTTTATTAAAAAAATGA
- a CDS encoding energy-coupling factor ABC transporter ATP-binding protein — MTDKIIELKNVTFRYDENQEKPTLNNISFHVKHREWLSIIGHNGSGKSTTVRLIDGLLEAESGQILIEGHKLSEDNVWDIRHRISMVFQNPDNQFVGATVEDDVAFGLENKGIPLKEMREHVAEALNLVGMSDFKTREPARLSGGQKQRVAIAGAVAMHPNIIILDEATSMLDPEGRLELIGTIQKIREQYGMTVISITHDLDEVTLSDRVLVMKNGQIESSSSPRELFSRGDELLDLGLDIPFTSTIIKALRKIGFTFDNRYLLEKELEDKLWALISKK; from the coding sequence ATGACAGATAAAATAATTGAGTTAAAAAATGTTACTTTTCGCTATGATGAAAATCAGGAAAAACCAACCTTAAATAATATTTCGTTTCACGTGAAACATAGAGAATGGTTATCAATTATTGGCCATAATGGTAGTGGTAAATCAACAACAGTACGCTTAATTGACGGACTCTTAGAGGCTGAATCAGGCCAGATTTTGATAGAAGGTCACAAATTATCAGAGGACAATGTTTGGGATATTCGCCATAGAATTAGTATGGTTTTTCAAAATCCTGACAATCAATTTGTTGGGGCAACTGTAGAAGATGATGTTGCTTTTGGTCTTGAAAATAAAGGAATTCCTTTAAAAGAGATGAGAGAACATGTTGCAGAAGCTTTGAATCTTGTTGGTATGTCTGATTTCAAAACACGAGAACCAGCTAGATTATCAGGGGGTCAAAAGCAAAGGGTGGCTATTGCGGGTGCAGTGGCTATGCATCCCAACATTATCATTTTAGATGAGGCTACTAGTATGTTAGATCCAGAAGGTCGTTTAGAGTTGATTGGAACGATTCAAAAAATTCGTGAACAATATGGTATGACAGTCATTTCAATTACACATGATTTGGATGAGGTAACACTTAGTGATCGTGTGTTGGTGATGAAAAACGGACAAATTGAATCTAGCTCAAGTCCAAGAGAGCTCTTTTCGCGAGGAGATGAACTTTTGGATCTAGGGTTAGACATCCCTTTTACCTCAACTATTATAAAAGCATTGCGAAAAATTGGCTTTACATTCGATAATCGTTATTTACTAGAAAAGGAACTGGAAGATAAGTTATGGGCATTAATCTCCAAGAAGTAA
- the apf gene encoding aggregation-promoting factor yields MSIKNILENKTTTIKASFAGIATAASLILPMAVQAETTTTYTVKSGDTLSEIASTHGTTVDKLAKLNKINNIHLIHAGQILELDTATEAPAATPVQESQINEAEAAAPVSAETSQASEVTTTAPVQESQTSEVITSAPAETSQASEVPTETNQKNEVSSAVSVETSQTSEATTSAPAETSQISEATTAEPTETSQKNEVAASAEENQTTMNTSDLSTSDAAAKEFIAQKESGGNYNAKNGQYYGRYQLSDSYLNGDLSEENQERVADAYVSSRYGSWTAAQAFWNANGWY; encoded by the coding sequence ATGTCTATTAAAAATATTTTAGAAAACAAAACGACAACAATTAAAGCTAGTTTTGCAGGAATTGCAACAGCAGCTAGTTTAATTTTACCTATGGCAGTACAGGCAGAAACTACTACTACTTATACTGTAAAATCAGGTGATACTTTATCAGAAATTGCTTCAACACACGGAACAACTGTTGATAAGCTTGCTAAGTTAAATAAAATTAATAATATCCATCTTATTCATGCTGGTCAAATTTTAGAATTAGATACAGCAACAGAAGCTCCCGCTGCAACGCCAGTACAAGAAAGTCAAATAAATGAAGCTGAAGCAGCAGCCCCAGTATCTGCTGAAACTAGTCAAGCGAGCGAAGTGACGACAACAGCCCCAGTACAAGAAAGCCAAACAAGTGAAGTTATAACTTCAGCGCCAGCTGAAACCAGTCAGGCAAGCGAAGTACCAACTGAAACCAACCAAAAAAATGAAGTAAGTTCAGCAGTATCGGTTGAAACCAGTCAAACGAGTGAGGCGACGACTTCAGCTCCAGCGGAGACTAGTCAAATAAGCGAAGCAACGACAGCGGAACCAACTGAGACCAGCCAAAAAAATGAAGTAGCAGCTTCAGCTGAAGAAAACCAAACAACAATGAATACTAGCGATTTAAGCACATCTGATGCAGCTGCAAAAGAATTCATCGCTCAAAAAGAATCAGGTGGTAATTATAATGCTAAAAATGGTCAATATTATGGACGTTATCAATTGAGTGATTCTTACTTGAATGGTGATTTATCAGAAGAAAATCAAGAACGTGTAGCAGATGCTTATGTATCAAGTCGCTACGGCTCATGGACTGCAGCTCAAGCTTTCTGGAATGCTAATGGTTGGTATTAA
- the pgsA gene encoding CDP-diacylglycerol--glycerol-3-phosphate 3-phosphatidyltransferase has protein sequence MAKKENIPNLLTLIRILLIPVFLLLTSVTSSVTWHIIAAIIFAVASLTDYLDGYLARKWKVVTNFGKFADPLADKMLVMSAFIILVGLNLAPAWISAIIICRELAVTGLRLLLVETGGEVLAAAMPGKIKTATQMFSIILLLCHFEFVGTILLYIALFFTLYSGYDYFKGAGFLFKDTFK, from the coding sequence ATGGCTAAGAAGGAAAATATCCCTAATTTATTAACGTTAATCAGAATTTTATTAATTCCAGTCTTCTTACTTCTAACATCTGTGACTAGTAGTGTCACTTGGCATATTATTGCAGCTATTATTTTTGCTGTGGCAAGTTTAACTGACTATTTGGATGGTTACTTAGCACGTAAGTGGAAAGTTGTTACTAATTTTGGTAAATTCGCAGATCCGCTTGCTGATAAGATGTTAGTCATGAGTGCTTTTATCATACTTGTTGGTCTTAACTTAGCGCCAGCTTGGATTTCCGCTATCATTATTTGTCGTGAATTAGCTGTAACAGGACTACGTTTACTTTTAGTTGAAACAGGTGGTGAAGTTTTGGCTGCTGCTATGCCAGGAAAAATTAAAACAGCTACTCAAATGTTTTCAATTATCTTATTGCTTTGCCATTTTGAATTTGTAGGAACTATTCTGCTTTACATAGCTCTCTTCTTTACGCTTTATTCAGGTTATGATTACTTCAAAGGAGCTGGCTTTCTTTTTAAGGATACCTTTAAATAA
- the mnmG gene encoding tRNA uridine-5-carboxymethylaminomethyl(34) synthesis enzyme MnmG, with protein sequence MTHEFTENYDVIVIGAGHAGVEASLATSRMGCKTLLATINLEMLAFMPCNPSIGGSAKGIVVREIDALGGEMGKNIDKSYIQMRMLNTGKGPAVRALRAQADKALYARNMKHTVEQQENLTLRQSMIDEILVEDGKVIGVRTATNQKYSAQAVIVTTGTALRGEIILGELKYSSGPNNSLASVTLADNLRDLGLEIGRFKTGTPPRVKANSIHYDETEIQPGDEKPNHFSFMSKDEDYLKDQIPCWLTYTNQSSHDIINKNLYRAPMFSGIVKGVGPRYCPSIEDKIVRFADKDRHQLFLEPEGRETEEVYIQGLSTSLPEDVQKDLVHSIKGLENAEMMRTGYAIEYDIVLPHQLRATLETKKISGLFTAGQTNGTSGYEEAAGQGIIAGINAALKIQGKPELILKRSDAYIGVMIDDLVTKGTLEPYRLLTSRAEYRLILRHDNADLRLTEIGHQIGLVNDEHYMRFQIRKNQFDNELTRLSSIKLKPVAKTNKRIEELGFKPLTDALTAKEFMRRPEINYAIATSFVGPAAENLDDKVIELLETEIKYEGYINKALDQVAKMKRMEEKRIPKNIDWDAVDSIATEARQKFKKINPETIGQASRISGVNPADISILMVYLEGKNRSRTR encoded by the coding sequence ATGACACACGAATTTACTGAAAACTATGATGTTATTGTCATCGGCGCTGGTCATGCTGGTGTGGAAGCCAGTCTTGCTACTAGTCGTATGGGCTGTAAGACTTTACTGGCCACTATTAATTTGGAAATGTTGGCTTTTATGCCTTGTAATCCTTCAATTGGTGGTTCTGCTAAGGGGATTGTCGTTCGTGAGATTGATGCTCTTGGCGGTGAGATGGGAAAGAATATTGATAAGTCCTATATTCAAATGCGAATGCTCAATACGGGTAAGGGTCCGGCAGTACGTGCTCTACGTGCACAGGCTGATAAGGCACTTTATGCTCGCAACATGAAACATACGGTTGAACAACAGGAAAACTTAACCTTACGTCAATCTATGATTGATGAAATTTTGGTTGAAGATGGTAAAGTTATTGGTGTTAGGACGGCGACGAATCAGAAATACAGCGCTCAGGCTGTCATTGTGACAACTGGTACAGCATTGCGCGGTGAGATCATTTTAGGCGAATTAAAATATTCATCTGGTCCTAATAATAGTCTCGCTTCGGTAACTTTGGCAGATAATTTGAGAGATTTAGGTCTGGAAATTGGCCGCTTTAAAACGGGAACACCGCCACGAGTTAAGGCTAATTCTATTCATTATGATGAAACTGAAATTCAGCCCGGAGATGAGAAACCGAATCACTTCTCGTTTATGTCCAAAGATGAAGATTACCTTAAAGATCAGATTCCTTGTTGGCTGACCTATACCAATCAAAGTAGTCATGATATTATTAATAAAAATCTTTACAGAGCACCTATGTTTTCAGGTATTGTCAAGGGTGTGGGACCACGTTATTGTCCTTCTATTGAGGATAAGATTGTCCGTTTTGCTGACAAAGATCGTCATCAGCTTTTTTTAGAGCCTGAAGGACGTGAAACAGAAGAAGTCTACATTCAAGGTCTGTCAACGAGTTTGCCAGAAGATGTTCAAAAAGATTTGGTCCATTCGATTAAAGGACTGGAGAATGCTGAAATGATGCGGACTGGCTATGCTATTGAATATGATATTGTTCTGCCTCATCAATTGCGGGCAACTCTGGAAACCAAGAAAATCTCAGGGCTATTTACGGCTGGTCAAACAAATGGGACGTCTGGTTATGAAGAAGCCGCTGGTCAAGGAATTATCGCTGGTATCAATGCTGCCCTTAAAATTCAAGGAAAACCAGAATTGATCCTCAAGCGTAGCGATGCTTATATTGGTGTTATGATTGATGACTTGGTTACTAAAGGAACCCTTGAACCTTATCGTTTACTAACATCGCGTGCGGAGTATCGTCTGATCTTACGTCATGACAATGCAGATTTACGCTTGACAGAAATTGGCCATCAGATTGGTCTAGTGAATGATGAACACTATATGCGGTTCCAAATCCGTAAAAATCAATTTGACAATGAGTTGACAAGGTTGTCAAGTATAAAACTAAAACCAGTCGCTAAAACAAATAAACGTATTGAAGAACTTGGTTTTAAGCCCTTGACAGATGCTTTGACAGCAAAAGAATTTATGCGTCGACCAGAAATCAATTATGCCATTGCAACAAGTTTTGTCGGCCCTGCAGCGGAAAACTTAGATGATAAGGTCATTGAACTTCTAGAAACCGAAATCAAATACGAGGGCTACATTAACAAAGCCCTTGATCAAGTTGCAAAAATGAAGCGAATGGAAGAAAAGCGAATTCCTAAAAATATTGACTGGGACGCTGTTGATTCTATCGCGACAGAGGCTCGTCAGAAATTTAAGAAAATTAATCCAGAAACTATTGGTCAGGCCAGTCGCATTTCTGGAGTGAATCCAGCCGATATATCAATCCTTATGGTCTATCTTGAAGGAAAGAATAGAAGTCGTACAAGATAA
- the mnmA gene encoding tRNA 2-thiouridine(34) synthase MnmA, with the protein MTDNSKTRVVVGMSGGVDSSVTALLLKEQGYDVIGVFMKNWDDTDEFGVCTATEDYKDVAAVADQIGIPYYSVNFEKEYWDRVFQYFLAEYRAGRTPNPDVMCNKEIKFKAFLDYAMTLGADYVATGHYAQVSRDADGTVHMLRGADNNKDQTYFLSQLSQEQLQKVMFPLGHLQKPQVREIAEKAGLATAKKKDSTGICFIGEKNFKEFLSNYLPAQKGRMMTIDGRDMGEHNGLMYYTIGQRGGMGIGGQKGGDNAPWFVVGKDLSQNILYVGQGFYHDALMSTSLTASQVHFTRNMPDKFTLNCTAKFRYRQPDSKVTVKVNGDKAEVFFDEPQRAVTPGQAVVFYNEDECLGGGLIDNAYQEEKVCQYI; encoded by the coding sequence ATGACAGATAATTCAAAAACACGTGTCGTTGTTGGCATGAGTGGTGGCGTTGATTCGTCGGTGACAGCTCTGCTTTTAAAAGAGCAAGGTTATGACGTGATTGGCGTTTTCATGAAAAACTGGGACGATACAGATGAATTTGGCGTTTGTACAGCTACTGAAGATTACAAAGATGTGGCTGCGGTAGCAGATCAGATTGGCATTCCTTACTACTCTGTCAACTTTGAAAAAGAGTATTGGGATCGTGTCTTTCAGTATTTCTTAGCGGAATATCGTGCAGGACGCACACCCAATCCAGATGTCATGTGTAACAAGGAAATCAAATTTAAAGCCTTTCTTGATTATGCTATGACCCTTGGTGCGGATTATGTGGCGACTGGACATTATGCGCAAGTGTCACGTGATGCAGATGGGACTGTCCATATGTTGCGCGGAGCGGATAACAACAAGGATCAAACTTACTTTTTGAGTCAGTTATCACAAGAACAGCTGCAAAAGGTAATGTTTCCTTTAGGACATTTGCAAAAGCCACAAGTTCGTGAAATTGCAGAAAAGGCAGGATTGGCAACAGCTAAGAAAAAAGACTCGACAGGAATATGCTTTATTGGTGAAAAGAATTTTAAAGAGTTTTTGAGTAACTATTTGCCAGCTCAAAAAGGTCGTATGATGACTATTGATGGTCGTGATATGGGAGAACATAATGGCTTAATGTACTATACCATTGGTCAACGTGGCGGCATGGGAATTGGTGGGCAAAAAGGTGGAGATAATGCACCTTGGTTTGTTGTAGGGAAAGATTTGTCTCAAAATATTCTCTACGTTGGGCAAGGTTTCTATCATGACGCACTTATGTCAACTAGCTTGACAGCTAGTCAGGTTCATTTTACACGAAATATGCCAGATAAGTTTACATTAAATTGCACAGCTAAGTTTCGTTATCGTCAACCAGATAGTAAAGTAACTGTCAAGGTAAACGGTGACAAAGCAGAAGTTTTTTTCGATGAACCCCAACGTGCTGTTACACCTGGTCAAGCAGTTGTTTTCTATAATGAAGATGAATGTCTTGGCGGTGGACTTATTGACAATGCCTATCAAGAAGAAAAAGTTTGCCAGTATATCTAA